GATTAGGTATGAACTCCCAAAGAACCCCATATATGGATCGATAAGCTGATGGCTAGGTCTGGAGGTGCAGAGTCAGCAGATTATATCggcctgtatatggccagctttacggtTTGTTCATAGTTTTAAACAGTGGCCTTTTGAATAAATCACATTTGATTTGAAGTTTGTCAAACATTCAAGTTAAActatttttcttctatttttttttatcctttattttaagGCAAACCTGAGCAAGCATGGTATATTTGTAGGTTCTGTCTACTAactaataatataacatttttagtCTATGTAAAATGGACAAAACCAGCATATATTCTTACATTTAATTACTTTGTTTGGTGCCTCTCCATCTGTGGCTGCACCCAATATCCACAATCCTGAAACATAAAATATGCAAGGCACACCCTACAAAAGGCTCTTACAGGCGTTTTTTCTGAatttaggactggccagaccagggatgacttttgACGGAGTTGgacagcttgaatatattgcaatatatggatacaaaaaaaatcactgttttgtttaaagaggaAGGCATTTCCTAGTAGAgtaatgcacaaaatgttttaatgtcatatttataaattggtgagtgcagaggaaccCTTGTGTTTGTCTATAGATTTTGTGATCACAGTCTAATTGCATCCCCACATAAAGGTTTAAAATTTTGTGGTGAGCACAGTTATTAATACATtagccaaaaaaaatattgttagtACCTAATAGAATCATTTTTCACACGCAGGCATCCTGTTAAATCGAGGTGTTCCAGATCTCTGCAGTTCTTAGCTGTTTCTTCAACAGCAATGTCGCTAATGTTTGCATTGACTGCCAGTGAAAGCGATTTTAATCTTGTGCTCTTCTGCACCAAGTAGCTGATGGTGTCGTCCTTCAACTGACGACAAGCTGTCAGATCAATTGCCTCCAAACATTTGCAATGGTCAACTAAACTGCGCAGGGAAAGACAGTCCACCCACTCACAATGACCAAGGCAAATGTTTTGCAGGTGAGGACAGCTCAGCGATATTGCAACCAATGACTGCCGGGTTAGCTGTCCGCAGCTATTCAAGTTGATGTGGATGAGGTGATGGTTTTGGCCAATGACAGGAAGCAGCTCCTTGTCCGTTAACCAATCACAACAGCTCTGTAGGTCAAGTTTCTGCAATACAGTATTGTTCCTAAGCAGTTCGGAGAAG
The sequence above is a segment of the Xenopus tropicalis strain Nigerian chromosome 7, UCB_Xtro_10.0, whole genome shotgun sequence genome. Coding sequences within it:
- the fbxl15 gene encoding F-box/LRR-repeat protein 15 (The RefSeq protein has 1 substitution compared to this genomic sequence), with the protein product MAKDEDNSSVHLLDLPWEDVLVPHILRNLPLRHILSLQRVSKPFQSLVHLYLANCRHFDSTQLGSQLPKSTFSELLRNNTVLQKLDLQSCCDWLTDKELLPVIGQNHHLIHINLNSCGQLTRQSLVAISLSCPHLQNICLGHCEWVDCLSLRSLVDHCKCLEAIDLTACRQLKDDTISYLVQKSTRLKSLSLAVNANISDIAVEETAKNCRDLEHLDLTGCLRVKNDSIRTLAEYCTKLKSLKVKHCHNVTESSLGNLRKREVVLDVEPPLQRALVLLQDVVGFGPFINLQI
- the fbxl15 gene encoding F-box/LRR-repeat protein 15 isoform X1; this encodes MAKDEDNSSVHLLDLPWEDVLVPHILRNLPLRHILSLQRVSKPFQSLVHLYLANCRHFDSTQLGSHLPKSTFSELLRNNTVLQKLDLQSCCDWLTDKELLPVIGQNHHLIHINLNSCGQLTRQSLVAISLSCPHLQNICLGHCEWVDCLSLRSLVDHCKCLEAIDLTACRQLKDDTISYLVQKSTRLKSLSLAVNANISDIAVEETAKNCRDLEHLDLTGCLRVKNDSIRTLAEYCTKLKSLKVKHCHNVTESSLGNLRKREVVLDVEPPLQRALVLLQDVVGFGPFINLQI